One Papaver somniferum cultivar HN1 chromosome 10, ASM357369v1, whole genome shotgun sequence genomic window carries:
- the LOC113317502 gene encoding oxidation resistance protein 1-like: MHALKEKVADKLSRILADSPSSPSHFSDDSPVSTPKSEGSLLSKKERYGSERSLSAYLLSFIPSSSSNGNKANKHRQDLKPSRSLSSRWRSKSFTWRDKPLEFITEKEPACPRNEASETCNKVEEDHHALRNINVSNKCEETSTSQISVNCFPNLSDESSFISSDLQEFLHSTLSNIVKGCQWVLLYSTLKHGISLRTLIRKSGELPGPCLLIVGDMQGAVFGGLLECPLKPTAKRKYQGTNQTFVFTTIYGQPRLFRATGANRYYYICLNDLLAIGGGGNFALCLDEDLLRGASGPCETFGNLCLANSPEFELKNVELWGFRHSSKYLN; the protein is encoded by the exons ATGCATGCATTAAAAGAGAAAGTTGCTGACAAACTCTCTCGTATTCTAGCTGATTCTCCTTCTTCTCCTTCCCATTTCTCTGATGATTCTCCTGTTTCCACTCCTAAATCTGAG GGCTCATTGTTATCTAAGAAGGAGAGATATGGTTCTGAGAGATCATTATCAGCGTATCTGTTATCCTTTATACCATCTTCAAGTTCTAATGGGAACAAGGCAAACAAACATCGGCAAGATTTAAAGCCTAGCCGATCACTTTCAAGTCGATGGAGAAGCAAAAGTTTTACATGGAGAGATAAACCCCTTGAGTTTATAACAGAAAAAGAACCCGCGTGTCCGAGAAATGAAGCATCGGAGACTTGTAACAAGGTTGAAGAAGATCATCATGCCTTGAGGAACATTAATGTTTCAAACAAATGTGAAGAAACGAGTACCTCACAAATTTCTGTAAATTGTTTTCCCAATCTTTCTGACGAGTCCTCATTTATATCCTCGGATCTTCAAGAGTTTCTGCATTCAACTCTTTCTAATATTGTGAAAGGGTGCCAATGGGTGTTGTTGTATAG TACGTTAAAACATGGCATATCACTTCGCACGCTTATTCGTAAGAGTGGCGAACTTCCTGGTCCTTGCTTACTT ATTGTTGGAGATATGCAAGGTGCTGTATTTGGTGGGCTGTTAGAGTGCCCTTTAAAACCTACTGcaaaaagaaaatatcaa GGAACTAACCAGACATTTGTGTTCACTACTATATATGGTCAACCACGGCTCTTCAGAGCAACTG GTGCAAACCGGTATTACTACATCTGTTTGAATGACTTGCTGGCAATTGGTGGAGGTGGCAACTTTGCATTATGCTTGGACGAAGACTT GTTACGTGGGGCAAGTGGTCCGTGTGAGACCTTCGGGAACTTATGCTTGGCAAACAGTCCTGAATTTGAACTGAAGAATGTGGAG CTGTGGGGATTCCGGCATTCTTCGAAGTACCTGAATTAA